Proteins co-encoded in one Oryzias melastigma strain HK-1 unplaced genomic scaffold, ASM292280v2 sc00160, whole genome shotgun sequence genomic window:
- the zgc:110699 gene encoding ras-related and estrogen-regulated growth inhibitor — protein sequence MQPVKILVLGAGDSGKTALCVRFITRRFIGEYDHRREMTYRCSRTLDHEDVDLEILDLPSKVLEVQESLPASLESSICWADGFLLLYSITQRLTFMEVPRLKALIDKTKHSLIPPTVLVANKADLEVGREVTTEEGQTLAKDLRCSFRELSVAEAASGVEAAFLQLIRQVLDQQRPLPDRRSYMLTVRHALTRKLTRSKTMQW from the exons ATGCAGCCAGTGAAAATCCTCGTTCTGGGGGCTGGGGATTCTGGGAAAACAG CGCTTTGCGTCCGCTTCATCACCAGACGTTTTATAGGAGAATATGACCACAGAAGAG AGATGACGTACAGGTGCAGCCGGACGCTGGACCACGAGGACGTGGATCTGGAGATCCTGGATTTACCTTCTAag gTTCTGGAGGTCCAGGAGAGTCTCCCTGCGTCTCTGGAGTCCTCCATCTGCTGGGCTGATGGTTTCCTCCTGCTGTACTCCATCACCCAACGCCTCACCTTCATGGAGGTTCCTCGACTCAAGGCGCTTATTGACAAAACCAAACACTCTCTCA tccCTCCCACAGTGCTGGTCGCCAACAAGGCCGACCTGGAAGTGGGCAGGGAGGTGACAACAGAGGAAGGACAGACACTAGCTAAAGATTTAAG ATGCAGCTTCAGAGAGCTCTCTGTGGCTGAGGCCGCTTCAGGAGTGGAAGCAGCGTTCCTTCAGCTCATCAG GCAGGTGTTGGACCAACAGCGCCCCCTGCCTGACCGTCGCTCCTACATGCTGACGGTCCGGCACGCTCTGACCCGGAAACTGACCCGGTCAAAGACCATGCAGTGGTGA